The window GAATTGCCATGCAGTGGGTCTGATAACCATGTTAGTGCCCCGGCATAACCTCATTCTCACATTGCTTTGCAGGCATATCTTTTTCTTGCATATCAAGGAAGCCCTCCTTGCAGGCCACCTCCAGTGTTCCCCAGAGCAGGCAGTGGAACTCAGTGCCCTCCTGGCCCAGACCAAGTTTGGGGACTACAACCAGAACACGGCCAAGTACAGCTACGAGGAGCTGTGTGCCAAGGAGCTCTCTAGTGCCACCTTGAACAGGTGAGGCCTCACTTCAGGCTCCTGTTTGTTGTCATGGATCTAGCAGATTTATAAGAAtctccaggagaaacatcaaacTATGATAGATACAGGTAATTTGTGAGGTTGAGACTAAACCATTGCCCACTCTTAACCAACTGTTTTCAAAAGATTCTTATCCTTTTCTTTGAGAAACTTATAAACACAAGATATAATCCACACAAATAAATGCCCTTATACAAAATACTGTATAACAGAAATTATAAAGTCTCTGGCCTTTTAAGAGTGTAAGTCTCTTAGAAAGTCTATCAGATATGTTGACCTTTCCTTCATTCCAGAAAGGATTAAATCAAGAGACCTAACATAGGTGTTTTAATTATCTATTCATGGCTAATGAGTTGCCctccaaaacttagtggcttcaaACAGGAAACATCATCTCACAGTTCTCTGGGTCAGGAGTACTGGCCGTGGCCTGCCTGGGTTCTCTGGCTTTGGATCTCTCAGGAGGCTGCAGTCAAGCTGACCATGGGGTTCAGCCTCAGCTGAGGGAAGGATCCGCTTCCAGTTGGGCTCGGGTGGCTTCTTGTTGCCTGGCCTGTGCCCTCACCACATAGGCCTCTTTCCAGAGGCTGTTTGATAACATGGTGACTAGCTTCCCCCAGGACAGGCAATCTGGTCAGAGCAAGAGCGAACACCCAAGATGGAGTCTTTATAAATTAATCTCAATATTGAGTGACAGCCCATCCCTTCTGTCATAATCTGTTCATTAGAAGCAGGTCATTAATCCAGCCTATACTCAAGGAAGTTATACAGGGACATGGATACCAGGGGGTGGGGTTCTTTAAGGACAATATTGGAGGCTGTTCCACCCCAATAGATAAAATAAGTCTTGCATATTTCAGTTGCAAATGACCTAATCAATCCCATATAATGCTATATTATAATGAAACTTAGAAAGTAAACCTAGACAAATGCATGAGACATTCCTAGGTATAAAtttcttacatatatttttagagattttctcttgtttttttaattcatcctCATCTGGCATCCCCAGTAGTTTTTTCTACTAAATATTTAATAGTTGAGATCTTGAACAGTGTCTTAAAAGTATTTTACAATAAGTTTTCTAAATAGATGAAACATCAATAATATATAGCTTGAAGTTTTTATGATTCATAAATGACAGTGTCAGTCTAATTCACTAGTGGGAATAATAGATTTCTCTCTGAAAACTGCATCAGTTAACCTCTTTGTACACTCTGGCCTTTTGGTGTCTTACAGCATTGTGGCAAAGCATAAGGAGTTGGAGGGgaccagccaggcttcagccgaATACCAAGTGTTGCAGATTGTGTCGGCAATGGAAAACTACGGCGTTGAATGGCATTCTGTGAGGGACAGCGAGGGGCAGAAGCTCCTCATTGGGGTTGGACCTGAAGGAATCTCCATTTGTAAAGATGACTTCAGCCCAATTAATAGGTATCCCAAGTCTTAAATTTGTTTAGACCTAAGTGTGTATATACTCTTGTAGCTCTGATCATGAAAATAGGAAGTAGAGAGGGATTTACTAGACAGTCATCCTTTAGGGATAACATGTTTCATTTGGGGTAGGTACATTAATTTTATTCAGGCCTTGATAAgcattccattattttttttaaatgcaggctTAAGTGTACTGATGTGGCAGAGTTAATATTTCTCAAATGTCATTCACGGCTATAAAAATCTCATTTCACCTACACACAGTTCCCCAAAACTCACTCCAGCGCTCCTCTTCACTTACCCCAAGTGCTTTTCAACGAACCTTTATAACTTGCGAGCAGAGTGCTTATCTGATGGTCTTATTTGAGTATCTGGTTTTACGGCTGGGCCATGGCACATGGGAACCTCACTAGGTGCCTGCGCAGTGGTGGACCTCCCCTGAGCCCACGTTTTCCTCCCCTCTTTCAGGATTGCTTACCCCGTGGTGCAGATGGCCACCCAGTCAGGGAAGAACGTGTACCTGACCGTCACCAAGGAGTCTGGGAACAGCATCGTGCTCTTGTTCAAGATGATCAGCACCAGGGCAGCCAGTGGGCTCTACCGAGCCATAACAGAGACACACGCGTTTTACAGGCATGTACCCCCCTGTGCTCCATGACCCCAGTGTCTGCCTCAGGGCTGAGGTTTCCAGGTGACAGCAAGCCTCCTACAGTTCCTGGGATCATGTGTCAGTGAACCATGTACAGAGTTTAAGAAACTGGTTATTTGTGAACCCTTCATTTCTGCCCTATCAGGGGTCCTTCTCAACATTGTCCTGCTTTTCCTTCAGCACGTGTGCATGTGGCGTGGAGGGTGTGAGTGTGATCTGCACGGACTCGCTCCACTGCTCATCTCTTAGCCCATttcctcaccacccccaccccccgaccgGGTTAACTCTGAGTGAGGGCTTGTTCAGCCACTGTTTTTGCCCTTTCCCTGCAGGATGACCCAAGTTGTTTTTCCTCCCTGGGAGAGTAGCTGCCCTGAGTCCTCAGTGTGTAATGAGGATCCCTCGATAACCATATTGATTCCCTCATTTCTGAGGGTGCTTTAGCGTTGTGATTTGactcaaatatttggaaaatcaAAAGCTACAAAATGTAATTGGCGGGCAACCGGActattttatgttaaaatagaCACATTGTGAAGCAGAATGGAAAATTTGTAGAAATTTTTAGCATAAATCCAAGGTTACAAAGAAAAACGTCCCTTTTCTCGCCGTAAGCTGCTTTCCACTGTAGCTACTGTCCCTGGAGGTAGAGGTGCCCCTCTGTTTTCACTGTTGCCCAACCAGAGGTCCTTGCTCAGGAGACATTTGAGAAGCATAGAGGTGGCATCATTGAGATGCTTAACACATATGAGACTGGAAGGATTTATTTTCAAGCATGCAGACAAGAATGTTAAATATCTGCCAACATGAGCCtccctgttcactgcagcatttaaGGTCCGGCTCATGGGGCCACCCAGGCCTGTCAGCACTGAGGTGGGTGTTGCATCTCTGTCCGTAGGTGTGACACGGTGACCAGTGCCGTCATGATGCAGTACAGCCGAGACCTGAAGGGCCACTTGGCTTCTCTCTTTCTGAATGAAAACATCAACCTGGGCAAGAAGTATGTCTTCGATATTAAAAGAACCTCCAAGGAGGCGTATGACCATGCCAGGCGGGCTCTATATAACGCGGGTGTGGTGGACCTCCTGCCCAGAAGCGACCCCAGCCCCCCAAACTCTCCCCTGAAGTCCTCAGAGAGCAGCACCAGCTGCAGCAGCTGTGAGGGCCTCGGCTGCCAGCAGACCCGCGCCCTCCAGGAGAAGCTGCGCAAACTCAAGGAGGCCATGCTGTGCGTGCTCTGCTGCGAGGGCGAGATCAACTCGGCCTTCTGCCCCTGTGGCCACACTGTGTGCTGCGAGGGCTGCGCTGCCCAGCTCCAGGTGAGGGTCTACCTCGTTACAGGTGAGGGGGCTGCCTGGCTCCAGGTGAGGGGCTGCTGCTTAGCTGGCTGCCATGGCCCAGGTGCTGACTTGTGGAGGCACTGATGGAGAATGTCCCATGTCCACCTGGGGAAGGTCTTTGTACTTGGTGACTAGGAAGGTGTGGCCCTTAGGAAACAGTATAGATTAGCACACTCTTCTCAACAATGTAATTACTAAACCACAGGCTTCTTTCCAGTCCTGGAAATGAGGATCAGATTTACACGGTAAGACATCTAGTTGGTTGGCTGAGCTGGGTACTGGGATCCAGGCCTTTTGGGCTGGATCTCCCAACAAGATCTCCCAAAAGAAGGCTGAACTCCTTCTTTGCTGTTTCATGTTTTCTCTGCTTCCTGACACTTAGGAGGATGGTGTCTTTTACTTACTTCTTATTTGTGGAAGAATTCTTAGAGTTTTGGGTGATAGTTAACTCACAGTAGGTTGTTGGCTGATTATTTATGATGCATTTCCTTTTATTACCAACTGTGCCTCTCAGGTCCCCTTGAATTGGCTCTCAGTTAGCAAGTCAAACTACTTTTAAAGTTTGTACTCAAAATAAAAGTACCGCTTACATAGTAGGTTTTCCTTTCTTGCACCTTGCATTTCCTTTTACAataattttttcagtttgttttcatcCCCCAGAACTGTTAGCTACATGTCGCTGTGATTTTATGTAAAATTAGTCCTAAATAACTTCTAGTCCTTAAGAAGCTGCTAATTTCAGAACTGTTTTTAGGGCTACACATGAGCCAAGAGGATGCCTGCATTCTTCCTTAGACTATGCAACACACTCTTTCCCCAGGAGTGGTCATGAATTTGCCTTTTGCTGTCCACATAGTCTGACCCTCACACCTAAGGCTCCCCCTGTGATTGAAGAGGGGATCTGCTTGCTGAGAGGCCAGccccagggtgggggcaggggtgggggggtgtgacTGTCCTGTGACTGGAGCAACCATGCTCCCTGGCCATGTGGCATCTGCCCAGTGATGTTGCCCAAGCCAACTAGCCAAGGACACAGTCTCTGGAATGgtctctgggtctcctgcgtcCCTGCCCGAGGCTTCATAGTCACCCCACGTAGGGACTACAGCCTCATCTCACAGCAAAAGACTGTCAGTAATCACTTAACTCACTGTGCCATGTTTAGGGTCTGATTGAAAACCTGATTAATTTCCTTCAGTTTATACTTTCTCATAATCtttagttttatttacttttaaaactttttattttgtgttggggtatcagatcagatcagatcagtcgctcagtcgtgtccgattctttgcaaccccatgaattgcagcacgccaggcctccctgtccatcaccaactcccggagttcactcaaactcatgtccatcgagtcagtgatgccatccagccatctcatcctctgtcgtccccttctcctcctgcccccaatccctcccagcatcagagtcttttccaatgagtcaactcttcgcatgaggtggccaaagtactggagtttcagctttagcatcattccttccaaagaaatcccagggctgatctccttcagaatggactggttggatctccttgtgttggggtatagccaattaataatgtgatcgtttcaggtgaacagtgtaggaactcagctatacatagacatgtatcctttctcccccaaactcgcCTCCCATGCAGGCTGCTGCACAACATTGAactgagtttcctgtgctatacagtaggtccttgttggctatccatttaaaatataagtgtgtgcatgtccatctGAAACTCTGACTATCCCTGTTCCCCATTTTTCCCCCTGGCAGTCAAAAGTTCATTGTCTAAGtctatctctttcttttttataagtaagttcatttgtatcatttcttttaagattttacctGTAAAGgatgtcaggcttcccttgtggctcagatggtaaagaatctgtctggagtgcaggagacccaggttcgatccctgagctgggaagatcccctggagaagggaatggcaacccactccagtattcttgcctagagaattccatggacagaagagccctggtgagctacagtccgtgggttgcaaagagtcggacacgactgagcaaccacactttcactttcataggtggtgtcatacaatatttctccttctctgcttgACTTACTttatatgacaatctctaggcccatgcgtgttgctgctgctgctaagtcacttcagtcgtgtccgactctgtgcgaccccatagatggaagcccaccaggctcccccatgcctgggattctccaggcaagaacactggagtgggttgccatttccttctccagtgcatgaaagtaaaaagtgaaagggaaatcgctcagtcatgtctgactcttagcgaccccatgaactgtagcctaccaggctcctccgtccatgggattttccaggcaagagtactggagtcgggtgccattgccttctccgatatgttgctgcatatggcattatttcattctttttaatggctgggtaatattccattgtatatgtgtattatcatctttatttttaatcctttgtCAAGTGCAAACTTACAAACtggtcagaaagcaaagatctcTCCCAGGGAAAAGCTAGAAATAATTGTGACCACAGCGTATTTAGAAAATGCACTGTAACAGGTACCCCAGGTAAACACTGAAGACACGGATCCGTGAAGGTGTCCTAACCTGTAGTGCCGGCTTCTTTTCCAGTCGTGTCCCGTCTGCAGATCACGGGTGGACCACATCCAGCACGTCTACCTGCCAACGCACACCAGTCTTCTCAACCTGACTGTGATCTGATCTGCTGTGCACTTACAGGACATGCCATGTCTCCATGAACTGCACTAGTATAAGCTAAAAAAAGATAGATTGTGGAGAGAAAAAATACTCCAACACCCATCTGCCATGCAAcgtatagggaaaaaaaaaccaacaaggaAGAATAGAAAGAATATAACTACTCCTCACCGCCAAAATGCACCATGTGTAGATTCAGCACCTGCTGGGTGGCGACCAGGAGGAGCTCTGGAGCCCAGACACATTCCTTggactttccttctttttatgatcAAGTAAGGAATCAGGAAAAATCTTTTGACATCAGTTAAGTGGCAGCCTAACCCTAAAGTGGGTACCTTTTAGAAAATGATGTTTTAAGCCTCCTTAACGTATCCCAAGGTAAGTTTCCTACCTGCAGCCAATTttgtaaaaatttgttttaaggaTTTACTTGGTTCTTTTTGTACGGGTCACGGAGCTCTGGACATTTTTAATAggaaattttttcttaaagagatactCATCGTTTTAATgccatttctgttttttctaaCTTGTTCAAAATGAttgggaggcaagcagatttaaaaattgattcggggactttttttttaaagtgggcaACAAAGTTGTCAGATTTAAACCAGTCTGGCCAGTGGAAAACAGTTCACTCCACATGGATGGTTTCctatcccttcctcctcccttcttctTACCACGTCCCCAAGCCTTTCAATGATAAAATGCTACCAGTTTAGTTAGACGATTTCTATGTAGTAGTTGGCACTCCTTGGGCCTCTTGAGTTGGGGGAACGTTTTATTTTAAGATTGAAAAGGGAGTGCATGTTCCTTGGAAGGGAGGGCATTGCTCGCCGAGACGAAGCTTCGTGGCATACAAACGGGGCGGTTCGTGAGTTCTCCCATGCACCCTGCTCCAGCTTCACCCAGTGAGGCTGCTTTTGCTTGATCCATCCAGCCTTTTACAGCCTTGTCATAGATGTTCTAGATATTggatgcttttcttcttttttggtagTAAATGCTTAAGTATTAACTTTTTGTTGTCCCTCTATGTTATAGaggggttttggggttttttttgtttgttcgtttgtttCTGTATTCTTAATCATGTTTTTCCACTCCCACTTGGGAATTTTGGACGCTGGTCAGCTTGTGGGTTTTCTAGGATGTTGGGAAACCTAGATGACCTTACTGGGTGCAATACTAGCTACATTAAAGCTAGAAACCTACACTGTCACTTTACTGAGATTTCTGAGTATACTTTCCATATTGCCTTAATGTAGCAGTAATGTGTTTATGCATTTGTTTCTTTGCACAGacattttgtcaaatattaaaaCTCTACTTTTTTATGGCACATATTAGCATATAAGCCTTTATTCCAAGaggtatttattttttcacttgtaaaaaataatgtttccaCATAAAGAACTCTGTTATATCCTAGAGGACTTCTGTCTTTTATATTCAGgataataaagactttaaagcaAACATGGGTGTTTGTATGTCATAGTGATTGTCATTTAAGCcagtttttaatcatttaaaaagaacATGGATAACATCCTGGTTGGTATCTACTGTGGTCCTTCATGTAAAGTTTGAAAATGTTCAGGGTATTGGCTCTAACTGAGGAGACTGTTTACCAGTTACTCATTCGTCTGTGTTTTCTGGTTAGGATTGGAATGTAGGTGACAGCGGGGTCATATGCACAAGCAGAAGAGAAGATGGGAAAAGGACTAtaaagtattggagaaggaaggGAGTGGCAAAGTTGGAAGTTAAAAATGTAAACCTGGGTGGTACCACTAGTGCGTGGCCTAGTCAGGACAGGTGAGTGTCGTCCTGGGTCCCAGCAGAGAGCCCCAGGCTGCAGACACGTCGGCTTCCGTAGGACAGCTTGCCTGCTTCTGCCAGTACCTCGCTGCCCTATGTGTGCCAGTGTGTGCTCACAAAGTACATTGTGGAGCAGAGAACAGCGCACGTAATATAAAGAACTCAGAACTATCTGTGGTACTTGAGTAATTTCAGCTGCTGCAGAAGTTCAATACAAGTGCAGTGactttaagtaaataattttctaaaagtcAAGAAAAGCAAGATTTGTTTTCTACAAGTCAGCCCACCATCAATTTCTAGGAATTAACTCATTTGTTCAATCAGTACATTTATGGAGCACCTGCTAGGTAATTTTGCAGCACTGGAAATTTAATAATGACCATGACATGAATGATATAGGACTTAACCTATAATTTACACTGTTTTCTCTctatatagaaattaaataatattcagAATCATAGAATATTAACACTGGAGGGAATCCTA of the Bubalus kerabau isolate K-KA32 ecotype Philippines breed swamp buffalo chromosome 3, PCC_UOA_SB_1v2, whole genome shotgun sequence genome contains:
- the MYLIP gene encoding E3 ubiquitin-protein ligase MYLIP codes for the protein MLCYVTRPDAVLMEVEVEAKANGEDCLNQVCRRLGIIEVDYFGLQFTGSKGESLWLNLRNRISQQMDGLAPYRLKLKVKFFVEPHLILQEQTRHIFFLHIKEALLAGHLQCSPEQAVELSALLAQTKFGDYNQNTAKYSYEELCAKELSSATLNSIVAKHKELEGTSQASAEYQVLQIVSAMENYGVEWHSVRDSEGQKLLIGVGPEGISICKDDFSPINRIAYPVVQMATQSGKNVYLTVTKESGNSIVLLFKMISTRAASGLYRAITETHAFYRCDTVTSAVMMQYSRDLKGHLASLFLNENINLGKKYVFDIKRTSKEAYDHARRALYNAGVVDLLPRSDPSPPNSPLKSSESSTSCSSCEGLGCQQTRALQEKLRKLKEAMLCVLCCEGEINSAFCPCGHTVCCEGCAAQLQSCPVCRSRVDHIQHVYLPTHTSLLNLTVI